A single region of the Strigops habroptila isolate Jane chromosome 3, bStrHab1.2.pri, whole genome shotgun sequence genome encodes:
- the IFNG gene encoding interferon gamma — translation MTCQTYSLFVLTVIMIYFGRFGNSLILAQLQNDIDQLKADFNSSHSDVADGGPIFTEKLINWTERNEKRIILSQIVSMYLEMLENTDKSKAHIRHISEELYTLKNSLPDGLKKMKDLMDLAKLQMSDLKIQRKAVNELFSVLQKLVETSTSLKRKRSQSQRRCKC, via the exons ATGACTTGCCAGACCTACAGCTTGTTTGTTCTGACTGTCATCATGATTTACTTTGGACGTTTTGGAAATAGCTTAATTCTTGCTCAACTTCAAAACGATATAGACCAACTGAAAGCTGACTTT AACTCAAGCCATTCAGACGTAGCTGACGGTGGACCTATTTTTACAGAGAAACTGATAAACTGGACAGAG agaaatgagaaaagaatcaTCCTGAGCCAGATTGTTTCCATGTACTTGGAAATGCTTGAAAACACTGACAAGTCAAAGGCGCACATTAGGCACATATCTGAGGAACTCTATACTCTGAAAAACAGCCTTCCTGATGGCTTGAAGAAGATGAAAGACCTCATGGACCTGGCAAAGCTTCAG ATGAGTGACTTGAAAATTCAACGCAAAGCTGTGAATGAGCTGTTCAGTGTCCTACAGAAACTGGTGGAGACTTCAACTTctctcaaaaggaaaagaagccaGTCTCAGAGGAGGTGCAAATGCTAA